In the Candidatus Baltobacteraceae bacterium genome, one interval contains:
- a CDS encoding FmdB family zinc ribbon protein yields the protein MPLYEYGCPKCGHVADVRHGFDDKPEVACEKCSAGMTRRFSAAPIVFKGSGFYVTDSRGSNSSNKSEKSESTEKPSEKSEPAKSEPAKSETKPEPKKDAAA from the coding sequence TTGCCATTGTATGAATACGGCTGCCCGAAATGCGGGCATGTCGCGGACGTTCGCCACGGCTTTGACGATAAGCCGGAGGTAGCGTGCGAAAAATGTAGCGCCGGCATGACGCGCCGTTTCAGCGCTGCGCCGATCGTATTCAAAGGGTCGGGATTCTACGTCACGGATTCGCGTGGATCGAATAGCAGCAACAAATCCGAAAAGTCCGAATCGACCGAGAAGCCTTCGGAGAAGAGCGAGCCCGCCAAGAGCGAGCCCGCCAAGAGCGAGACGAAACCAGAGCCGAAGAAAGACGCTGCCGCGTAG
- a CDS encoding SRPBCC family protein, protein MMAAMGPGERLAGSLYQSADLDVPAKTAFELLRAVEKWPVWLSFLRSVRRVEAAKPFGPGSEVTIRSMIPGAEEELYEVDRFVEGHMVSLVGAYSVRRRIDVRIEGKTARSKLVVRLDYPTYGGVFPALVDRVTTRRRLDGQLADSLLHFKGLVEYEGDPSETAVLVAVEAVSSH, encoded by the coding sequence ATGATGGCTGCTATGGGTCCCGGCGAACGTCTTGCCGGCTCACTGTACCAAAGCGCAGACCTAGACGTACCGGCGAAGACGGCCTTCGAGCTGCTCCGAGCGGTCGAGAAGTGGCCGGTATGGCTATCGTTTCTGCGCAGCGTGCGCCGCGTCGAGGCGGCTAAACCTTTTGGACCCGGGAGCGAGGTTACGATCCGCTCGATGATCCCGGGCGCCGAAGAAGAGCTCTACGAGGTCGATCGATTCGTCGAAGGCCACATGGTCTCGCTGGTCGGCGCATATTCGGTCCGGCGCCGCATCGACGTGCGCATTGAGGGGAAGACCGCGCGCTCGAAGCTGGTCGTGCGGCTTGATTATCCGACCTACGGTGGGGTCTTTCCGGCCCTCGTCGACCGGGTAACCACTCGCCGGCGGCTCGACGGTCAACTGGCCGACTCTCTCCTCCACTTTAAGGGCTTGGTCGAGTACGAAGGCGACCCGTCCGAAACCGCGGTTCTGGTTGCGGTCGAAGCCGTTAGCAGTCATTGA
- a CDS encoding M20 family metallopeptidase: protein METLEVPVAPEIVTRTVEVRRLIHRHPELGFEEQRTAALVESELDAIGIEHRRVAKTGVVGIIRGAKPGHVVGLRADMDALPLDEQSGEPFSSEVPGKMHACGHDAHTAMLLGAARELVRTRDQLEGTTVLLFQPAEEGPGGALPMIEAGVMENPKIEAVAMLHVDNRLDVGIVGVTPGVVNAAADEFHVTITGVGGHGAAPHRAVDTIPCAAATVLALQNIAARETDPLATVVVTVGTINGGYRNNIIADNVKMTGTFRSQDKTVREGLETRARRIVESVAAAYNCKAKLEVFYMYPPVHNDVPMTEAFAVQMRHAYPGIRVESPPATMGGEDFAYFAERAPGTLVRLGIRNESQGITHSGHSPKFRIDERALPIGIATLVEFARSAGSGRILGQ from the coding sequence ATGGAAACGCTCGAGGTTCCGGTTGCTCCGGAAATAGTCACGCGAACGGTCGAAGTTCGCCGCTTGATTCACCGTCATCCCGAATTGGGTTTCGAGGAGCAGCGCACCGCCGCGCTGGTCGAGAGTGAGCTGGATGCGATCGGCATCGAACATCGTCGCGTTGCAAAGACGGGCGTCGTCGGGATCATTCGCGGCGCGAAGCCGGGGCACGTCGTCGGTCTGCGCGCCGACATGGATGCGCTCCCGCTCGACGAGCAATCCGGCGAGCCGTTCAGCTCGGAAGTTCCCGGTAAGATGCATGCCTGCGGACACGATGCGCACACGGCCATGCTGCTCGGTGCCGCACGCGAGCTGGTGCGGACGCGCGATCAGCTCGAGGGTACGACCGTCCTGCTGTTTCAGCCGGCGGAAGAAGGCCCGGGCGGCGCGCTGCCGATGATCGAGGCCGGCGTCATGGAGAATCCGAAGATCGAAGCAGTTGCGATGCTTCACGTCGACAATCGTCTCGACGTTGGAATCGTCGGCGTCACGCCGGGCGTCGTAAACGCTGCAGCTGATGAATTTCACGTGACGATCACCGGCGTCGGTGGTCACGGAGCTGCGCCGCATCGCGCGGTCGACACGATTCCGTGCGCAGCTGCGACCGTCTTGGCGCTGCAAAATATTGCGGCTCGCGAAACGGACCCGCTTGCGACCGTCGTCGTCACGGTCGGAACGATCAACGGCGGTTACCGCAACAACATCATCGCCGATAACGTGAAGATGACCGGCACGTTTCGTTCGCAAGACAAGACCGTGCGCGAAGGCCTCGAGACGCGCGCTCGCCGCATCGTGGAGAGCGTTGCCGCCGCATATAACTGCAAAGCCAAGCTCGAAGTGTTCTACATGTATCCGCCCGTTCACAATGACGTTCCGATGACGGAAGCGTTCGCGGTGCAGATGCGACATGCGTATCCGGGAATTCGCGTCGAGAGTCCGCCGGCGACAATGGGCGGTGAAGACTTCGCGTACTTCGCCGAACGCGCACCGGGCACGCTGGTGCGTCTGGGGATCCGGAACGAAAGCCAGGGGATAACCCACTCGGGGCACAGTCCGAAGTTCCGCATCGACGAACGGGCACTTCCAATAGGCATTGCGACGCTGGTCGAGTTCGCCCGCTCTGCGGGATCGGGCCGTATCTTGGGGCAGTGA
- a CDS encoding DUF3810 family protein yields MGIARLLAIIAGVAALLLTPSQNFLDGYYANTFYPAAQTMLTGLTNHLTFAFSDCILVIVVVGLVARWILDLRAQRTWRTVMNLALHTLATLSVIYVWFMIDWGWNYDRPSLEAALHFDADSVERIALVPMELRAVRVLNDAAIAAHREREGNVDVRPQLIEAERATLVTLGITHSVVPTRPKRSIMDWYFTSAGVTGMFVPFTYETYLASDLLWYEYPFTLEHEWGHVAGIARESDANFIAALATLQSADPIVRYSGLLIVYGALPRIPRADARLSKLVLDDYGAMRRRDVQHIRPLAFKIAWGTYDTYLKAQHVPTGIVSYTEYIRLLLGTDAGRAALSTALGASLPLR; encoded by the coding sequence ATGGGCATAGCTCGCCTTCTGGCGATTATCGCAGGCGTGGCCGCGTTGTTGCTGACGCCTTCTCAGAATTTTCTGGACGGGTACTACGCGAATACGTTCTATCCGGCTGCGCAAACGATGCTTACCGGACTGACGAACCATCTGACGTTCGCATTCAGTGATTGCATCCTCGTCATCGTCGTCGTCGGACTCGTCGCACGTTGGATCCTGGACCTGCGCGCACAACGGACGTGGCGCACGGTCATGAACCTCGCGCTCCACACGCTCGCAACCCTTAGCGTGATCTACGTTTGGTTTATGATCGACTGGGGTTGGAATTACGATCGTCCATCGCTCGAAGCTGCGCTCCACTTCGACGCCGACTCCGTCGAACGAATCGCGCTGGTGCCGATGGAGCTGCGCGCAGTTCGCGTGCTGAACGACGCGGCAATTGCCGCCCATCGCGAGCGCGAAGGAAATGTCGACGTTCGCCCGCAGCTCATCGAAGCCGAGCGGGCGACGCTCGTCACACTCGGGATCACGCATTCGGTCGTACCGACACGTCCGAAGCGCAGCATCATGGATTGGTATTTCACGTCCGCCGGCGTTACGGGGATGTTCGTCCCCTTCACGTACGAGACATACTTGGCCAGCGATCTGCTCTGGTACGAGTATCCGTTCACGCTCGAACACGAGTGGGGACACGTCGCGGGCATAGCGCGGGAGTCCGACGCAAACTTCATCGCAGCGCTCGCGACCCTGCAATCGGCCGATCCCATCGTGCGATACTCCGGTCTGCTGATCGTCTACGGTGCGCTTCCGCGAATTCCGCGCGCCGATGCACGTCTCTCGAAGCTCGTGCTCGACGATTACGGTGCGATGCGCCGGCGCGACGTCCAGCACATCCGACCGCTTGCATTCAAAATCGCGTGGGGAACGTACGATACGTATCTCAAGGCACAGCACGTTCCGACCGGCATCGTGAGCTACACCGAATACATCCGGCTTCTGTTGGGAACGGACGCCGGCCGCGCAGCTCTTTCAACCGCGCTCGGCGCCTCGCTTCCGCTACGTTAG
- a CDS encoding threonine aldolase family protein produces MIETATTVIDLFSDTATRPTEGMRRAIAEAEVGDEQRREDPTVNRLQAAVAQLLGKEAALFLPSGTMCNLIAFAVATKPGDEIILHRTAHPIVAEGGGTPAFSGALFNPQDGARGMFTPAQVAAAVRAPSRYSPRTRVVSIEQTTNLGGGGVWPLQTIVDIADVARANGLWMHCDGARLLNAVVASKTPAANYGKHFDSIWIDFSKGLGAPVGAVLAGSRSFIEEAWYFKQRFGGAMRQAGVVAAACLYALENNVERLADDHANARVIYEAIHRIPKLRIEDVETNIVIFDVEDLGVTAADVENRLGEEHVRLSVMGKTRLRAVTHLDVTRAQVELAAKTLVSVLSGS; encoded by the coding sequence ATGATCGAAACAGCAACGACCGTTATCGACCTGTTCAGCGACACTGCGACGAGGCCGACCGAGGGCATGCGCCGTGCGATCGCCGAGGCTGAGGTCGGCGACGAGCAACGGCGCGAAGATCCAACCGTCAACCGCCTGCAAGCTGCCGTCGCGCAGCTGTTGGGCAAAGAAGCCGCACTCTTCTTGCCTTCCGGCACGATGTGTAACTTAATCGCGTTCGCCGTTGCGACGAAACCGGGCGATGAGATCATCTTGCATCGGACCGCGCATCCGATCGTTGCTGAAGGCGGTGGGACCCCCGCCTTCAGCGGTGCGCTATTCAATCCGCAAGACGGAGCGCGCGGGATGTTCACGCCCGCACAAGTAGCGGCTGCGGTGCGCGCCCCGTCACGCTATTCGCCGCGCACCCGCGTCGTTTCGATCGAACAGACGACCAATCTGGGTGGTGGGGGCGTGTGGCCGCTGCAGACGATTGTCGACATCGCGGACGTCGCGCGCGCAAATGGCTTGTGGATGCACTGCGACGGTGCGCGTTTGTTGAACGCGGTCGTGGCTAGTAAGACGCCGGCCGCCAACTATGGAAAGCACTTCGATTCGATCTGGATCGACTTCAGCAAGGGCCTCGGCGCACCGGTCGGTGCCGTGCTGGCCGGCTCGCGCAGCTTCATCGAGGAGGCGTGGTATTTCAAACAGCGCTTCGGCGGTGCGATGCGGCAAGCCGGAGTCGTCGCCGCTGCCTGTCTTTATGCACTGGAGAATAACGTCGAACGGCTAGCCGACGATCATGCAAACGCACGGGTCATCTACGAAGCGATTCACCGGATCCCGAAGCTTCGGATCGAGGACGTAGAGACGAACATCGTGATCTTCGACGTCGAGGATCTCGGCGTGACCGCCGCGGACGTCGAGAACCGTCTCGGCGAGGAGCACGTGCGTCTGAGTGTGATGGGCAAGACGAGACTGCGGGCCGTAACGCACCTGGACGTGACGCGCGCGCAAGTCGAGTTGGCGGCGAAGACGCTCGTTTCGGTTCTGAGCGGCAGCTAA
- the ftsZ gene encoding cell division protein FtsZ, translated as MADAKRFVPDHAATIKVIGLGGGGCNAVNRMIEAGLGGVEFYAINTDVQALRNVKTDNTVQIGSSLTRGLGAGANPNLGHEAANESREDLAMVLDGADLVFLTAGMGGGTGTGAVSVVAELARESGALTIAVVTKPFQFEGRKRMQVAERGIAELESKVDTLITIPNERILQIIEKKTPLQEAFSHADDVLRQGIQGISDLITQPGLINLDFADVKTVMTDAGSAMMGIGEGTGEHRAADAAQKAIASPLLEATIEGARGVIFNITGGSDLSMYEVNEAAEMISRAVDSDAQIIFGASIDPTMQGRVRVTVLAAGFGAPKTHVQTAAGIDFDKVAPVNMDDIEVPAFLRYRG; from the coding sequence ATCAAGGTGATCGGCCTTGGCGGCGGTGGATGCAACGCCGTCAACCGTATGATCGAGGCGGGTCTCGGCGGCGTGGAGTTCTACGCGATCAATACCGACGTGCAAGCCTTGCGCAACGTGAAGACCGACAACACCGTGCAAATCGGTTCGAGCTTGACGCGTGGCCTTGGGGCCGGCGCAAATCCGAATCTCGGACACGAAGCCGCAAACGAGTCACGCGAAGATCTTGCGATGGTTCTGGACGGTGCGGATCTCGTGTTCTTGACCGCCGGCATGGGCGGCGGGACGGGCACCGGAGCGGTCTCGGTCGTTGCCGAACTAGCGCGCGAATCGGGTGCACTGACGATTGCGGTCGTTACAAAGCCGTTCCAATTCGAAGGCCGTAAGCGCATGCAAGTCGCCGAGCGGGGTATCGCCGAGCTGGAAAGCAAAGTCGATACGCTCATCACGATTCCGAATGAACGCATCTTGCAGATCATCGAGAAGAAGACGCCATTGCAAGAAGCCTTCTCGCATGCCGACGACGTTCTGAGGCAAGGGATTCAGGGGATCAGCGACCTGATCACGCAACCGGGTCTCATCAATCTCGACTTTGCCGACGTTAAGACGGTTATGACCGATGCCGGCTCAGCCATGATGGGAATCGGCGAAGGCACCGGCGAGCATCGCGCGGCCGACGCTGCGCAAAAGGCGATCGCATCGCCGCTGCTCGAGGCCACGATCGAGGGCGCGCGCGGCGTGATCTTCAACATCACGGGCGGCAGCGATCTCTCGATGTACGAAGTGAACGAGGCTGCGGAAATGATCTCGCGTGCCGTCGATTCGGATGCGCAGATCATCTTCGGGGCGTCGATCGATCCGACGATGCAAGGCCGCGTCCGCGTCACCGTATTGGCGGCCGGGTTCGGCGCTCCCAAGACGCACGTGCAGACGGCGGCGGGAATCGACTTCGATAAAGTCGCGCCGGTCAATATGGACGACATTGAAGTGCCTGCATTTTTGCGCTATAGGGGCTAA